A genomic segment from Thermodesulfobacteriota bacterium encodes:
- a CDS encoding UDP-N-acetylmuramoyl-L-alanyl-D-glutamate--2,6-diaminopimelate ligase: MRLSVLLAAVSPRRVTGKGLASGGVISDPEVTSIHCRADQVRPGGVFVAVRGRHADGHDFTGEALARGAVAVVAEKSDINDAIVAEVDDSRKALALLAADFYGRPAERLKMIGVTGTNGKTTTVALIESILTAGGAVAGVIGTGNFRYRGKTFVNPLTTPDAVDLQRILAEMEGAGVTHVVMEVSSHALDQKRVAGCAYDAAVFTNLTQDHLDYHGTMEDYWACKQLLFTAYLGDGAGAKKAAAVINCNDARGRDLCGRLQHVQLIRVGETGDCQVFPRNVRLTPGGIAGDIVTPAGALSFSSPLCGHYNCENILCAVGAVVALGIANEDIRAGIEAFQGVPGRLERVPNLVNRHVFVDYAHTPDALANVLGTIRAITSGRLFCVFGCGGDRDRKKRPEMGRIAMDGADRVVITSDNPRSEEPEDIIRDILAGIGETASAVSDVRELGRCNGGKRYLVEPDRSRGIAAAVLASRPDDTVVIAGKGSEACQIFRDRTINFDDRLEARNALRLLETEFRPDGARCEMQRAGE, from the coding sequence ATGAGACTGTCTGTCCTGCTTGCCGCCGTGTCTCCCCGGCGGGTTACCGGTAAGGGCCTGGCCAGCGGCGGGGTGATATCTGATCCGGAAGTGACTTCCATCCACTGCCGGGCCGATCAGGTCCGGCCGGGCGGCGTTTTCGTGGCTGTCCGGGGCCGGCATGCCGACGGTCATGATTTTACAGGCGAAGCGCTGGCCCGGGGCGCGGTGGCAGTAGTCGCCGAGAAATCCGATATCAACGACGCCATTGTGGCCGAGGTGGATGATTCCAGGAAAGCGCTGGCGCTTCTGGCCGCAGACTTTTACGGACGGCCGGCGGAAAGGCTGAAGATGATCGGGGTGACGGGGACCAACGGGAAGACAACAACGGTTGCGCTGATCGAAAGCATTTTAACGGCCGGCGGCGCCGTTGCCGGCGTCATCGGCACCGGGAACTTCCGTTATCGGGGAAAGACATTTGTCAACCCCCTGACCACCCCGGACGCCGTTGATTTGCAACGCATTCTGGCCGAGATGGAAGGCGCCGGCGTCACCCATGTGGTCATGGAGGTGTCGTCTCATGCCCTGGATCAGAAGAGAGTCGCCGGCTGCGCTTATGACGCGGCGGTCTTTACCAACCTGACCCAGGATCACCTCGACTATCACGGCACCATGGAAGACTATTGGGCCTGCAAGCAGCTGCTGTTTACGGCTTACCTGGGCGACGGCGCCGGCGCGAAAAAGGCTGCGGCGGTAATCAACTGCAACGATGCCCGGGGACGGGACCTGTGCGGACGGCTTCAACATGTTCAGCTGATCCGGGTCGGGGAAACCGGCGATTGCCAGGTGTTTCCCCGGAATGTCCGGCTGACGCCCGGGGGCATTGCCGGCGATATTGTCACGCCGGCGGGCGCCTTGTCTTTTTCGTCCCCTCTTTGCGGGCACTATAACTGTGAAAATATTCTCTGCGCCGTCGGCGCGGTCGTCGCCCTGGGAATCGCCAACGAAGACATCCGTGCCGGTATAGAAGCGTTCCAGGGCGTACCCGGGAGACTGGAAAGAGTTCCCAATCTGGTGAACCGGCATGTTTTCGTGGATTACGCCCACACGCCGGACGCCCTGGCCAATGTTCTTGGCACCATCCGGGCCATAACCTCCGGGCGCCTGTTCTGCGTGTTCGGCTGCGGCGGTGACCGGGACCGGAAGAAACGCCCGGAGATGGGGCGGATTGCCATGGACGGAGCGGATCGGGTGGTGATTACTTCCGACAATCCCCGCAGCGAAGAGCCGGAGGATATTATCCGCGACATTCTCGCCGGTATCGGCGAAACGGCTTCGGCCGTGTCGGATGTCCGGGAACTCGGCCGTTGCAACGGCGGCAAGCGTTATCTGGTGGAACCGGACAGGAGTCGCGGAATCGCGGCGGCGGTTCTGGCCTCCCGGCCGGATGATACCGTTGTCATTGCCGGGAAAGGCAGCGAGGCCTGCCAGATATTCAGGGACAGGACCATAAACTTTGATGATCGGCTGGAAGCCCGCAACGCGCTGCGTCTGCTTGAAACTGAATTCCGGCCGGACGGTGCGCGATGTGAAATGCAGCGCGCGGGTGAGTGA
- the murF gene encoding UDP-N-acetylmuramoyl-tripeptide--D-alanyl-D-alanine ligase, with protein sequence MAWTGPDVLAAAEGELVCGAGDYFFSGVSIDSRSISPSHLFVAVKGQKHDGHDFIDEVLKKGVAGFVIDKSRRSTVAERIRSSGGLCVAVTDTVKALGAMARYRRRQAGLIVVAITGTNGKTSTKEMTARVLEQRYQVLATAGNFNNEIGLPLTLLRLEASHQVGVLELGMNAPGEIARLTRICEPDIGVVLNIGEGHLAGLGNIEGVARAKGELIETMGNNGAAVLNADDPRVLKLAEKAGGRVVTFGQGDQGDVRAVRFRQTDRDCAFDLVLSDQDDAVPVQLKVSGRHLVSNALAAAAVGKLMDIPAQIIASGLERFVPVPGRMNVIPTRAGFFVVDDTYNANPGSMRAAIAALKGLRGRRRGLLVFGDMYELGDQSAVMHQKIGGWAAESGAAMIFAVGDFARAVAAGAMEAGMTRDKIVTGTREQIIKALSKNVRSGDWVLVKGSRAMAMETVAAAIVGKGGGPEEEKPGR encoded by the coding sequence GTGGCATGGACGGGTCCGGACGTGCTGGCGGCTGCCGAAGGGGAGCTGGTCTGCGGGGCCGGGGATTATTTTTTCAGCGGTGTGTCGATTGATTCCCGCTCCATCAGCCCGTCGCATCTGTTCGTGGCGGTAAAGGGGCAGAAACATGACGGTCACGATTTTATCGATGAAGTGTTGAAGAAAGGCGTTGCCGGTTTTGTGATTGATAAGTCCCGACGGTCGACGGTGGCCGAGCGAATCAGATCGTCGGGCGGTCTGTGCGTGGCGGTGACCGATACGGTTAAGGCCCTGGGCGCCATGGCCCGCTATCGGCGGCGGCAGGCGGGCCTGATTGTCGTGGCCATCACCGGGACCAACGGCAAGACCTCTACCAAGGAGATGACAGCCCGGGTGCTGGAGCAGCGCTACCAGGTACTGGCCACGGCAGGGAATTTCAACAACGAGATCGGCCTGCCGCTGACGCTGCTGCGTCTGGAGGCCTCGCATCAGGTCGGGGTGCTGGAACTGGGCATGAACGCGCCCGGTGAAATCGCGCGGTTGACCCGGATATGCGAGCCGGACATCGGCGTGGTCCTGAACATCGGCGAAGGCCATCTGGCCGGCCTGGGGAACATTGAAGGCGTGGCCCGGGCCAAGGGGGAGCTCATTGAAACCATGGGCAACAATGGCGCGGCCGTGCTGAACGCTGATGACCCCCGGGTGCTGAAGCTGGCGGAGAAAGCCGGCGGCCGGGTGGTGACCTTCGGCCAGGGCGACCAGGGCGACGTCAGGGCGGTGCGTTTCCGGCAGACGGATAGGGACTGCGCCTTTGATCTGGTACTGTCGGACCAGGACGACGCGGTCCCCGTGCAGTTAAAGGTCAGCGGTCGGCATCTGGTGTCCAATGCCCTGGCCGCGGCGGCAGTGGGAAAACTGATGGATATCCCCGCGCAAATCATTGCCAGCGGGCTGGAGCGGTTTGTTCCCGTTCCCGGCCGGATGAACGTCATCCCCACCCGAGCCGGGTTTTTTGTCGTGGATGATACCTATAATGCCAATCCCGGATCCATGCGGGCCGCCATTGCCGCTCTGAAAGGATTGCGGGGAAGGCGTCGCGGCCTGCTGGTTTTCGGTGACATGTACGAGCTGGGCGACCAGTCGGCCGTCATGCATCAGAAGATCGGCGGATGGGCGGCGGAAAGCGGCGCGGCCATGATTTTTGCGGTCGGTGATTTTGCCAGAGCCGTCGCGGCCGGCGCCATGGAGGCGGGAATGACCAGAGATAAGATTGTGACCGGGACCCGGGAGCAGATCATCAAGGCCTTGTCCAAAAACGTCCGGTCCGGCGACTGGGTGCTGGTCAAGGGATCCAGGGCCATGGCCATGGAAACGGTTGCTGCCGCCATTGTCGGAAAAGGCGGCGGACCCGAAGAAGAAAAGCCGGGGAGATAG
- the mraY gene encoding phospho-N-acetylmuramoyl-pentapeptide-transferase encodes MFYHLLYPLREYVSFFNIFQYITFRTMYAAMTGFLIAYLLGPRTIRLMAEMQIGQYIRECGPERHQQKAGTPTMGGILIILAGLGSSLLWADLTNRYVLIVIFATLGFAAVGFADDYRKTVKKRNKGLSGWVKFSLQSLMAALVCLAILQAPGFSTRLLVPFLKSVTPDLGLFYVLFGMFVIVGASNAVNLTDGLDGLAAGPLIISYMGYMGFAYVAGNLIIAQYLQVAYVPGSGEVAVCCGAIAGALTGFLWFNAYPAEIFMGDVGSLPLGGTLGTIAVITRQEILLALVGGIFVVEALSVIFQVGYFKATGGKRIFRMAPLHHHFELKGLAEPKIIVRFWIIAIGLALVALSTLKIR; translated from the coding sequence ATGTTTTATCATTTACTTTATCCGCTCCGCGAATATGTCTCGTTTTTTAATATCTTTCAGTACATCACCTTCCGGACCATGTACGCGGCCATGACCGGTTTCCTGATCGCCTATTTGCTGGGCCCCAGGACCATCCGGCTGATGGCCGAAATGCAGATCGGTCAGTATATCCGGGAATGCGGTCCCGAACGGCATCAGCAGAAGGCCGGGACGCCCACCATGGGAGGCATCCTTATCATTCTGGCCGGTCTGGGATCCAGTCTGCTCTGGGCCGATCTGACCAACCGGTATGTCCTGATCGTGATATTCGCCACGCTGGGGTTCGCGGCCGTGGGGTTTGCCGATGACTACCGCAAGACGGTAAAAAAAAGGAACAAGGGCCTTTCCGGATGGGTCAAGTTTTCGCTGCAGAGCCTTATGGCCGCGCTGGTCTGCCTGGCGATTCTCCAGGCGCCCGGTTTCAGCACCCGGCTGCTGGTGCCGTTTTTAAAATCGGTAACGCCGGACCTGGGCCTGTTTTATGTGCTTTTTGGCATGTTTGTCATCGTCGGCGCCTCCAATGCCGTCAATTTGACGGACGGGCTCGACGGGCTGGCGGCGGGACCGCTGATCATATCCTATATGGGGTATATGGGGTTTGCTTACGTGGCCGGGAACCTGATTATCGCTCAATATCTGCAGGTCGCTTATGTGCCCGGAAGCGGGGAGGTGGCGGTCTGCTGCGGCGCCATCGCCGGCGCTCTGACCGGGTTCCTCTGGTTCAACGCCTATCCCGCGGAAATTTTCATGGGAGATGTGGGCTCTCTGCCCCTGGGCGGGACCCTGGGAACCATTGCGGTCATCACCCGGCAGGAAATCCTGCTGGCCCTGGTCGGCGGCATTTTTGTGGTGGAGGCCTTGTCGGTCATTTTCCAGGTAGGGTATTTCAAGGCCACCGGGGGAAAACGGATTTTCCGCATGGCGCCGCTGCACCATCATTTTGAATTAAAAGGGTTGGCAGAGCCGAAAATTATCGTCAGATTCTGGATCATCGCCATCGGCCTGGCGCTGGTCGCCTTGAGTACGCTGAAAATCAGATAG
- the murD gene encoding UDP-N-acetylmuramoyl-L-alanine--D-glutamate ligase — protein sequence MEIKNRKFLVVGMGVSGVAAARFLKRRGAEVTITDRAPADRLKPHLAEVEDLGVKLELGGHSDESFAAVDVIIASPGVPLTITPLRRAAEAGIPVMGEIELAAALISKPIVAVTGTNGKTTVTTLVGEMLKQSGKHVFVGGNIGKPLIGFIDKGENADVAVVEVSSFQLDGTYGLRPSVAVLLNIAEDHLDRYDTFNDYVRSKGRIFAHQETDDTAVLNGSDFHVLQAAKTARSRKCYFNGGHKISNGSVSRDGGIDIWRDGNRVGGIDIRQPYLLAPHNLENVSAAVLAALSAGGTMAGVQAAIDEFKGLPHRLEFVDTVDRVDYFNDSKATNPDAVRRALEWFPRPVVLLMGGQDKGCDYGVLKNVIREHARAVVLFGAAQEKIQLAINGAAQLRSEATLAGAVRRARSLAEAGDAVLLSPACSSFDAYESYARRGEDFRRIVGELKGETDESAQKK from the coding sequence ATGGAGATAAAGAACAGGAAATTTCTGGTGGTCGGTATGGGCGTCTCGGGCGTGGCCGCGGCCCGGTTTCTGAAACGGAGGGGCGCCGAGGTGACCATTACCGACCGGGCACCGGCAGACCGGCTGAAACCGCACCTGGCCGAGGTCGAGGACCTGGGCGTGAAACTTGAACTGGGCGGGCATTCGGACGAATCCTTTGCGGCGGTCGACGTCATTATTGCCAGCCCCGGCGTGCCCCTGACCATAACTCCCCTGCGTCGGGCGGCGGAAGCCGGGATCCCGGTCATGGGTGAAATCGAGCTGGCCGCAGCCCTGATCAGCAAGCCCATCGTGGCCGTCACCGGCACCAACGGCAAGACCACCGTGACGACCCTGGTCGGGGAGATGCTGAAACAATCCGGCAAGCATGTTTTTGTCGGCGGCAATATCGGCAAACCCCTGATCGGCTTCATTGACAAGGGTGAAAACGCCGATGTGGCGGTGGTGGAAGTCAGCAGTTTCCAGCTGGACGGCACATACGGGTTAAGGCCATCGGTAGCCGTGCTGCTGAATATCGCCGAGGATCATCTGGACCGGTATGATACGTTTAACGACTACGTCCGTTCCAAAGGCCGGATCTTCGCTCATCAGGAAACGGACGACACGGCCGTGCTCAACGGATCCGATTTTCATGTGCTGCAGGCGGCCAAGACGGCCCGCAGCAGAAAATGCTATTTCAATGGCGGCCACAAGATCAGCAACGGATCAGTAAGCCGTGATGGCGGAATCGATATCTGGCGGGACGGAAACCGCGTCGGCGGGATCGATATCCGGCAGCCCTACCTGCTGGCGCCGCATAACCTGGAGAATGTGTCGGCGGCCGTGCTGGCGGCGCTTTCCGCCGGCGGGACCATGGCCGGCGTTCAGGCCGCGATCGATGAATTCAAAGGGCTCCCTCATCGCCTGGAGTTCGTGGATACGGTGGATCGGGTCGACTACTTCAATGATTCCAAGGCGACCAATCCCGATGCCGTGCGGCGGGCTCTGGAATGGTTTCCCCGCCCGGTGGTTTTGCTGATGGGCGGCCAGGACAAGGGTTGCGATTACGGCGTCCTGAAGAACGTCATCCGGGAGCATGCCCGGGCGGTGGTGCTTTTCGGTGCGGCCCAGGAGAAGATCCAGCTGGCGATCAACGGTGCCGCGCAACTCCGATCCGAAGCGACGCTGGCCGGGGCGGTCCGCCGCGCCCGAAGCCTGGCCGAAGCAGGCGACGCGGTACTGCTGTCGCCGGCTTGCTCCAGTTTTGATGCCTATGAAAGCTACGCCCGGCGGGGGGAAGACTTCCGGCGTATCGTGGGGGAATTAAAAGGGGAAACGGATGAATCTGCCCAGAAGAAATGA
- the ftsW gene encoding putative lipid II flippase FtsW translates to MNLPRRNDYPLYFDVFLLFPVLMLTGIGVVMVYSASSHLAAEKFGDSAYFLKRQVLFALAGISLMIFFRYLNYRVLRVLAYVILAAAFILLGLVFVAGVGFSANGATRWLRIGGFSFQPSELAKYALIIYLAYSLNKKQDNLNHFSIGFLPHVFVLGAFAILILFQPDFGSVVVFGLITWIMLFVGGARLMHLFMSFIFLLPAAVYYAMQAQYRLVRLICFLDPWRYQNEGGYQIIHSFMAFGTGGIWGTGIGQGYQKLFYLPEPHTDFIFSVIGEELGLWGVCLVLTLFMILLWRGVIIARATQDRFGALLALGLTAAISFQVFVNTGVAVGILPTKGITLPFLSYGGTSLVFNLAAAGILMSIGHRRDA, encoded by the coding sequence ATGAATCTGCCCAGAAGAAATGATTATCCTTTATACTTTGACGTGTTTCTGCTGTTCCCGGTGTTGATGCTGACGGGTATCGGGGTGGTCATGGTATACAGCGCCAGTTCTCACCTGGCCGCGGAGAAGTTCGGCGACAGCGCTTATTTTCTGAAAAGGCAGGTGCTCTTCGCCCTGGCCGGAATCAGCCTGATGATTTTTTTCCGGTATCTTAACTACCGGGTGCTCCGCGTTCTGGCGTACGTTATTCTGGCCGCGGCGTTTATCCTGCTGGGGCTGGTCTTTGTCGCCGGGGTCGGCTTCTCCGCCAACGGGGCCACCCGCTGGCTCCGCATCGGCGGTTTTTCCTTCCAGCCGTCGGAACTGGCCAAATACGCGCTGATCATTTATCTGGCCTATTCCCTGAACAAAAAGCAGGACAACCTCAACCATTTTTCCATCGGGTTCCTGCCCCATGTGTTTGTGCTGGGCGCTTTTGCCATCCTGATTCTGTTTCAGCCGGATTTCGGATCGGTGGTGGTGTTCGGACTGATTACCTGGATCATGCTGTTCGTGGGTGGGGCCCGGCTGATGCATCTGTTCATGTCGTTTATCTTTCTGCTGCCGGCGGCCGTCTATTACGCGATGCAGGCGCAATACCGGCTGGTTCGGCTGATCTGTTTCCTGGATCCCTGGCGATACCAGAACGAGGGCGGCTATCAGATCATTCATTCCTTCATGGCCTTCGGCACCGGCGGGATCTGGGGGACGGGAATCGGACAGGGATACCAGAAACTTTTTTATCTGCCGGAACCGCACACGGACTTTATTTTTTCGGTTATCGGGGAGGAACTGGGGCTGTGGGGCGTGTGCCTGGTGCTGACGCTCTTTATGATCCTGCTGTGGAGAGGCGTGATTATCGCCCGGGCCACTCAGGACCGGTTTGGCGCTCTGCTGGCGCTGGGCCTGACGGCCGCCATCAGTTTTCAGGTGTTTGTCAACACCGGCGTGGCCGTCGGTATTCTGCCCACCAAGGGGATTACGCTGCCGTTTCTCAGTTACGGCGGAACGTCGCTGGTGTTCAATCTGGCCGCCGCCGGTATTCTGATGAGCATAGGACACAGGCGCGATGCATGA
- the murG gene encoding undecaprenyldiphospho-muramoylpentapeptide beta-N-acetylglucosaminyltransferase yields MHDDVTKKEIPAAPGIIIAGGATGGHLFPGIAIAEHLREERPACRLLFVSTGTAIEKRVLPKTGFDYHWIPTEGIKGRSLMARGRAVIKLAAGIVAAVAVIRKFRPDMIIGMGSYSSAPLVIGGWLMGIPIALHEQNALPGISNRMLSRLADRVFISFEKTAGRWPAGKVRVTGNPVRQEILRAMAGETPAGALDTADFTVLIIGGSQGASRINQAVTGALAYLTDKAGLFFIHQTGQAEEEAVRRIYQQAGVSCRVAAFIDDMAACYARADLLICRAGATTVAEIVCMGKPCILVPFPHAADDHQTENARALVEAGGAEMIPERELTERGIAEKIVYYASSRAKLKDMGRRLRAAGRPEAGRIIAGECLTLMAETKKRRMVKQACT; encoded by the coding sequence ATGCATGACGATGTGACAAAAAAAGAGATCCCGGCAGCGCCGGGCATTATCATCGCCGGCGGGGCCACGGGCGGTCACCTCTTTCCCGGTATCGCCATTGCCGAGCATTTGCGGGAAGAAAGGCCCGCCTGCCGCCTGTTGTTTGTCAGCACCGGCACCGCCATCGAAAAGAGGGTCCTGCCGAAAACCGGTTTCGATTATCATTGGATACCGACCGAGGGGATAAAGGGCCGGAGCCTGATGGCCAGGGGCAGGGCCGTTATCAAACTGGCCGCCGGGATTGTCGCGGCGGTTGCGGTGATCCGGAAATTCAGGCCGGACATGATCATCGGCATGGGCAGCTATTCTTCGGCACCCCTGGTGATCGGCGGATGGTTGATGGGCATCCCCATCGCGCTGCATGAGCAGAATGCCCTGCCGGGAATCAGCAACCGGATGCTGTCCCGCTTGGCCGACCGGGTGTTTATCTCCTTTGAAAAGACGGCTGGGCGGTGGCCGGCGGGAAAAGTGCGGGTGACCGGCAATCCGGTCCGCCAGGAGATCCTGCGGGCCATGGCCGGAGAAACACCGGCGGGAGCCTTGGACACGGCCGATTTTACCGTGTTGATCATCGGCGGCAGCCAGGGGGCCAGCCGGATCAACCAGGCGGTGACCGGAGCACTGGCCTACCTGACCGACAAGGCCGGCCTTTTCTTTATTCATCAGACGGGCCAGGCTGAAGAGGAAGCGGTCCGTCGGATCTATCAGCAGGCCGGGGTGTCCTGCCGGGTAGCGGCGTTCATTGACGATATGGCGGCCTGTTACGCCCGGGCGGACCTGCTCATCTGCCGGGCCGGCGCGACCACGGTGGCGGAAATTGTCTGCATGGGGAAGCCCTGCATCCTGGTGCCGTTTCCCCACGCGGCCGATGATCATCAGACGGAAAATGCCCGGGCCCTGGTCGAGGCCGGCGGCGCTGAAATGATTCCCGAAAGGGAGCTGACGGAGCGGGGGATCGCCGAAAAGATCGTTTATTACGCCTCCAGCAGAGCCAAGCTCAAAGACATGGGCCGGCGGCTGCGGGCGGCGGGAAGGCCCGAAGCGGGCCGGATTATCGCCGGTGAGTGCCTGACGCTCATGGCGGAAACAAAAAAGCGGAGAATGGTCAAACAGGCATGTACGTAA
- the murC gene encoding UDP-N-acetylmuramate--L-alanine ligase, translated as MYVKNYHIFFVGIGGIGMSGIAELLLNLGYTVSGSDIRTSNITQRLADLGGTVFYQHDRNNIKGVDVVVVSSAIGPDNPEVEAARAGGVPVIPRAEMLAEIMRLKYSIVVAGAHGKTSTTSMIASVLEKGGLDPTVVVGGRLNSIGTNALLGKGDFIVAEADESDGSFLKFTPSIAVVTNIDREHLDYYDGLESIKRVFLEFINRIPFYGLAVVCLDNEPLQSLLPTIQKRCITYGTSQQADFQARQIKLGQGKACFSVYHFGDKLGDIVLNALGVHNVRNALAAVAVGMELDIPFERIKLALETRAGVHRRMEVKGEIRGAVIVDDYGHHPTEIQATLQAIRENWEDRRIRVVFQPHRYTRTRALFDEFTRSFYQCDDLVVLPVYPAGEKPIAGADGYALSEGIRAHGHKSVRYAEDRKIACNYLSETLREGDIVLTLGAGDVWKAGESLLSGTPEK; from the coding sequence ATGTACGTAAAAAATTACCATATTTTCTTTGTCGGCATCGGCGGCATCGGCATGAGCGGCATCGCGGAACTGCTGCTCAATCTCGGTTATACGGTGTCCGGTTCCGATATCAGGACCAGCAATATCACCCAGCGGCTGGCGGATCTGGGCGGGACGGTATTTTATCAGCATGACCGGAATAACATCAAGGGGGTGGACGTGGTGGTGGTTTCCTCCGCCATTGGGCCGGACAACCCGGAAGTGGAAGCCGCCCGGGCCGGCGGCGTACCGGTAATCCCGCGGGCCGAAATGCTGGCGGAGATCATGCGCCTGAAATACAGCATCGTGGTCGCCGGGGCCCATGGAAAGACATCGACCACCTCCATGATCGCTTCCGTCCTGGAAAAAGGCGGGCTGGATCCCACGGTGGTGGTCGGCGGCCGTCTGAACAGTATCGGCACCAATGCGCTGCTGGGCAAAGGCGATTTTATTGTGGCCGAGGCGGACGAAAGCGACGGGTCGTTTTTAAAGTTCACGCCGTCCATCGCCGTGGTCACCAATATCGACCGTGAGCACCTGGACTATTACGACGGTCTGGAAAGCATCAAGCGGGTGTTTCTGGAATTCATTAACCGCATTCCGTTTTACGGTCTGGCGGTAGTCTGTCTGGACAATGAACCCCTGCAGTCGCTGCTGCCGACCATTCAGAAACGATGCATTACCTACGGCACCAGCCAGCAGGCCGATTTCCAGGCCCGCCAGATCAAGCTGGGACAGGGGAAAGCCTGTTTTTCCGTTTATCACTTTGGCGACAAGCTGGGTGATATCGTGCTCAATGCTCTGGGGGTTCACAATGTCAGGAACGCGCTGGCGGCGGTAGCGGTAGGCATGGAACTGGATATTCCGTTCGAGCGGATCAAACTGGCCCTGGAGACCAGGGCCGGCGTTCACCGGCGAATGGAAGTCAAGGGCGAAATCAGGGGCGCGGTGATCGTGGACGATTACGGCCACCATCCCACGGAGATCCAGGCGACCCTGCAGGCCATCCGGGAAAACTGGGAAGATCGTCGTATCCGGGTCGTTTTTCAGCCGCACCGTTACACGCGGACCAGGGCCCTGTTTGATGAGTTCACCCGCTCTTTTTATCAGTGTGACGATCTGGTCGTTCTGCCGGTTTATCCCGCCGGAGAGAAGCCGATCGCCGGGGCTGACGGTTATGCGCTGAGCGAGGGGATCCGGGCTCATGGGCATAAGAGCGTACGGTATGCGGAAGACCGGAAAATCGCCTGTAACTATTTAAGTGAGACCCTTCGGGAAGGGGACATCGTCTTGACGCTGGGGGCCGGTGATGTCTGGAAAGCCGGGGAAAGCCTGCTTTCCGGAACCCCGGAGAAATAA
- the murB gene encoding UDP-N-acetylmuramate dehydrogenase: protein MTNDDFTAWALHRFPGRVKRDEPMARHTSFGVGGPADLFVSVKDEKQLRELVLACVEAGVPYTAVAGGTNLLVLDRGIRGVVIDMKKGLKDIRVDGDAGDVVTVRAGAGVNLQSLCQYAIDNGLAGMNFALGIPGTVGGAVIMNAGTARGAMGDVLETVTILTSDGRLMKAARDDMVFRYRHFEVRGFSPDAADPFLVTAARLSCRREEPVRLRAEARDILNERMRSHPVGVRSAGCFFKNPAEGESAGRLIDRAGLKGRRVGGAAVSDKHANYIVNTGGATAADILTLMAEVRREVAERFGVRLEPEVKIVGE from the coding sequence ATGACGAACGATGATTTTACAGCCTGGGCGTTGCACCGGTTTCCGGGAAGGGTGAAGCGGGACGAACCCATGGCCAGGCACACGTCTTTCGGCGTGGGCGGTCCGGCCGACCTGTTTGTGTCGGTGAAGGATGAAAAGCAGCTGCGGGAACTGGTGCTGGCCTGCGTCGAGGCCGGCGTCCCCTATACCGCCGTGGCCGGCGGCACCAACCTGCTGGTCCTGGATCGGGGGATCCGCGGCGTGGTCATTGACATGAAGAAAGGATTGAAGGACATCCGGGTCGATGGAGATGCCGGCGATGTCGTCACGGTTCGGGCCGGGGCCGGCGTCAATCTCCAGAGCCTCTGTCAGTACGCCATCGACAACGGATTGGCCGGAATGAATTTCGCGCTGGGAATTCCCGGAACCGTGGGCGGCGCGGTCATCATGAACGCCGGCACGGCCCGGGGCGCCATGGGCGACGTTCTGGAGACGGTTACGATACTGACATCGGACGGCCGGTTGATGAAGGCGGCACGGGACGACATGGTCTTCCGTTACCGGCATTTTGAGGTGAGGGGATTTTCTCCGGACGCGGCGGATCCGTTTCTGGTGACCGCTGCCAGGCTGTCCTGCCGCCGGGAAGAACCGGTCCGGCTGCGGGCGGAGGCGCGGGATATTCTGAATGAACGCATGCGCAGTCATCCCGTGGGCGTCCGAAGCGCGGGCTGTTTTTTTAAAAATCCGGCGGAGGGCGAGTCGGCCGGCCGGCTCATCGACCGGGCAGGGTTGAAAGGCAGGCGTGTCGGAGGCGCGGCTGTTTCCGATAAACACGCCAACTATATCGTGAACACGGGCGGCGCCACGGCCGCGGACATTCTGACCCTGATGGCCGAGGTCAGGAGGGAAGTGGCGGAGCGGTTTGGCGTCCGGCTGGAACCGGAGGTGAAAATTGTCGGAGAATAA